The Roseiconus lacunae nucleotide sequence CTCTACGAACGTTTGAACGCGCCCTTCAAAATCTGGATCGACGATCGAATCCTCGGCACCGGTCGCGACTTCATTGATCGCTTCGGCAAGCCGACTTGCATCCTCAAGTCGCTTCTTGGAAGACAATCGCCCGAAGGTGCAATCGCGCGGAGAGATCGGAAACTCTTCGGTTCCATCAACCGTTCTGGCGACAACACAGATATAGTGCAGACGGTGAAAACAACCCGGCAGTCGCAAGGATTCCACCGTCGCGCCCAATAGCGAAGCAGCGGGAAACTGATAGCGAGCGCGATCGCCTTCCAGACAAACACCGCCGACCGACACGGTGACAAGCACCAGATCGGACGCGGTTTCAAATTTGGGAAATAGAGTCGCCTGCATATCAACGCGACGAACGTATTCACACATGACTGCGTCAGAAATCCAGTCCGCGTTCTCTCCCCGCATTGGGCCGCAACGGATCCGGCAACGCTTCCGCAGCCTGGCATCCAACCATCGATTCATCGGCCACTCGGGAAACCGTGTCACCCAGAGTACGATCAACAAGAAACTCAGTGCGGTGGACGTTCCGAGCACGGCCAAGGCGGAGGACAGATCGAGTGGCTTCCAAAGCCGGATCGCCACGGAAAGAGGCATCAGCACGCCGACAAACCCGATCGTCGTCGGCAATGCAACGAGGAATAAATTGCTCAGCACCGTAAAACCGATTGACAATGCCCGCGAACCGGCTTGATCAACCGGGGTGATTGTGGCGAGATGGCTGGAAGCGGTTGCGGGGTTCATCGGTGTGGAAGATGATTCGCGGCACAAAATGTCAGGCGGTCCTCGGCAAACGACCGCCCATCACGATAACACGGCACCGCGGGGCGATCGCCGTAGACTTTTCCGACTTCCGGTCAAACGTACTCACCCGGGGTCTGCCTGTGCTGATTGCGGAAGCGTGCTACCGACCAAGCGGCCGCCACCGGACAACCCCGGCGCCGACCGGATCCAACTCAAGCGAGATACATCGATGGACTTAGAAACGATCGCCGAACACGTGGCACAAAAACTCGCCGACCGCGGCGAGCGGCTGGCATTGGCGGAAAGCTGCACCGGCGGCTTGATCGCGGCGACGCTAGCGACGATTCCGGGGATATCGACGAACCTCGCCGGATCGATGGTCGTTTATCAGGAAGCGACCAAGCAGTCCTGGCTTGGCGTCGCCGAAGACACATTGGCCGAACACACAGCGGTCAGTCCTCCTGTGGCGCACCAGATGGTGACCGGATTACTCCAGCGGACGCCGCAGGCTGAACTCGGGGCGTCCGTGACGGGACACCTCGGTCCCGATGCCCCCGACGGATTTGACGGACTGGTATTCGTCGGCCTCTGTCGCCGTGGAGAATCGCCGAAAATCCTACGAGTGGATCTTGCGAAGAAAAAACGCGTCGCCCGCCAGCGTGAAGCGGCGATGCGAGTTCTGGAATTGCTCCTCGACTTGTAAAGTTTCAGTCACCTGGTCGATCGCTTTGCGCCGATGGGGAAAGTTCGGCAGCCGTTTTTGGAGCTTGCTGGGCAGAGAGAACATGAACGTTGCCAAGCAAAAGCCGGGCGCAAATTGCAAAAAAAGGCAAATTGCCGTTGACGCTCGGGGAGTGTCAACGCATATTCTTCGCTCCCTGGTTGATCAGCCCGGTTGACCAGCAAACGTTGCTGCCAGTTTTGCTGACCAGGGAAGTGGGAGAATTTGCCGCCGAGACGTTTTCTCGGGCCCGGTGATTTTGCTAACACCACCCGACCTTTAAACAAGGCTCGTGACCATATGGGTAAAAAATCAAAGCGGTATCGCGCCGCGCTCGCTAAACAACCATCTGCACCGATGCCTCTTGACGAAGCCGTCAAGACGCTGAAGACGTACGATTCAACCAAGTTTGACCAAACGGTTGAAATCCACTTGCGTCTGGGTGTCGATCCTAACCAGGCCGATCAGATCGTCCGAGGTTCACTGGTGCTTCCGCACGGGATCGGAAAGCAACAACGCATTGTTGTCTTCGCCAAAGGCGACGCAGCCAAGGCAGCCGAAGAGGCTGGGGCTGACGAAGTTGGCCAAGAAGACCTCGCCAAAAAGATCAAAGACGGCTGGACGGATTTCGACGTCTGCATCGCCGCCCCGGACATGATGGGTCTGGTTGGTCCTCTCGGACGCGTCCTCGGCCCCCGTGGTTTGATGCCCAGCCCGCGTGCTGGCACCGTCACCCCGGACGTCGGTAAAGTCGTTCAGGAGTACAAGGCGGGTAAAGTCGAGTTCCGTAATGACAAGGGCGGCAACGTCCATGCGATGGTGGGCAAGATGAGCTTTGACGAATCGAAGCTCGTCGACAACATCAACGCATTCATTCAGTTTATCGACAGCCTGAAGCCTCAGAACGTCAAAGGCACCTACATGAAAGGTGTGGCGATCTGTGGAACGATGAGTCCCAGTGTACGTGTGACTTGTTAGTCGATCTGTCTCCGCTCTCCTTGTTTCCGTGAATCGATTCGATGAGTAAGTACGTCAAAGACCTCGTGACCCGCGACATCAAGCGGCGGTTGGAGGGCGTTGAAGACGCCGTCCTGGTCAGCTGCGTGGGGATGGACGCGAACACGACGAACGAACTACGCGGTGAGTTGGCCGAAAAAAATATCACGATCTTCGTCGTGAAAAAGGCCCTCGCCCGCCGTGCCACCGAGGGTACCTCGCTGGCACCCGCCTTCGAAGGCGCCAATGGCCAATTGGCCGTTTGCTTTGGCGGCGATGACTTTGTCTCGCTGGTCAAAGAAGTCGTCCGCCTGGACAAAGATGAAACGAAATACGCCGACTTCGTCGCCCAAGGCGGCGTCATGGATGGCGAGCGTTTAGATGCCGATGGCGTTAAAGCTGTCAGCAAATGGCCCAGCCGTGAAGAACAAATCGCAACCCTCGTTGGCCAAATCCTTGGCCCAGGAGCGACTCTGTCTGCCGCGATGCTTGGCCCTGGAAAGATGCTCAACAGCCAGCTGAAAAAGATCAGCGAAGGCGAAGGCGACGAGTAGTTCGCCAATACCGAACCCTAACGTTTACCTACAACCGATTATTCGTTTAACAAGGGAAACCCTGTCATGAGTGAAGAAGGTGCAGCAGTTGCTGAATACAGCGACGATACCAAATCGATGGGCGACAAAATCGCCGAATTGACCCTGAAGCAAGCCAAAGAACTGAGCGACTACCTGAAAGACGTTCATGGCATCG carries:
- a CDS encoding CinA family protein; translated protein: MLPTKRPPPDNPGADRIQLKRDTSMDLETIAEHVAQKLADRGERLALAESCTGGLIAATLATIPGISTNLAGSMVVYQEATKQSWLGVAEDTLAEHTAVSPPVAHQMVTGLLQRTPQAELGASVTGHLGPDAPDGFDGLVFVGLCRRGESPKILRVDLAKKKRVARQREAAMRVLELLLDL
- the rplA gene encoding 50S ribosomal protein L1; amino-acid sequence: MGKKSKRYRAALAKQPSAPMPLDEAVKTLKTYDSTKFDQTVEIHLRLGVDPNQADQIVRGSLVLPHGIGKQQRIVVFAKGDAAKAAEEAGADEVGQEDLAKKIKDGWTDFDVCIAAPDMMGLVGPLGRVLGPRGLMPSPRAGTVTPDVGKVVQEYKAGKVEFRNDKGGNVHAMVGKMSFDESKLVDNINAFIQFIDSLKPQNVKGTYMKGVAICGTMSPSVRVTC
- the rplJ gene encoding 50S ribosomal protein L10, producing the protein MSKYVKDLVTRDIKRRLEGVEDAVLVSCVGMDANTTNELRGELAEKNITIFVVKKALARRATEGTSLAPAFEGANGQLAVCFGGDDFVSLVKEVVRLDKDETKYADFVAQGGVMDGERLDADGVKAVSKWPSREEQIATLVGQILGPGATLSAAMLGPGKMLNSQLKKISEGEGDE